Proteins from one Impatiens glandulifera chromosome 2, dImpGla2.1, whole genome shotgun sequence genomic window:
- the LOC124927326 gene encoding CEN-like protein 1, producing the protein MGRYLDTLVMGRVVGDVIDGFVPSVKMNVIYNSNKQVSNGHEFMPSSIVSMPRVTIGGMDLRSAYTLIMTDPDAPSPSDPYLREHLHWIVTDIPGTTDVTFGKEIVGYEAPRPVIGIHRYVFILFQQMRGRNTVRSPSSRDQFCTRDFAEDNGLGLPVAALYFNAQRETAARRR; encoded by the exons ATGGGGAGATATTTAGACACACTTGTCATGGGGAGAGTTGTGGGAGATGTTATTGACGGTTTTGTCCCAAGCGTGAAAATGAATGTGATTTACAACTCAAACAAACAAGTCTCTAATGGCCATGAGTTCATGCCTTCTTCCATTGTTTCCATGCCTCGTGTCACTATCGGCGGCATGGATTTGAGGTCCGCCTATACTCTG ATAATGACTGATCCGGATGCCCCAAGCCCTAGTGATCCATATCTAAGGGAACATCTCCACTg GATTGTGACAGATATACCAGGAACAACCGATGTTACTTTCG GAAAAGAAATAGTGGGTTATGAAGCGCCAAGGCCAGTGATTGGAATCCATAGATACGTATTCATATTGTTTCAGCAAATGAGAGGGAGGAATACAGTTAGGTCTCCATCTTCGAGGGACCAATTTTGTACTAGGGATTTTGCAGAGGACAATGGCTTAGGATTGCCTGTTGCTGCTCTTTATTTCAATGCTCAGAGAGAAACTGCTGCTAggagaagatga
- the LOC124925929 gene encoding E3 ubiquitin-protein ligase XBAT33-like, whose translation MGNSFGCSASGERLVSAARDGDLIEAKMLLDCNPWLAKYSTFGGLNSPLHFASAKGHNEIVSLLLENGADVNSRNYCGQTSLMQACRYGQWEVVQTLVLFKCNVRRADYLSGRTALYFASVNGHARCIRLLVSDFVPSLPFDSINPNSTSISNRNSALAKFVNKAADGGITALHMAALNCYFDCVQLLLDLQANTSAATFHYGASMDLIGAGSTPLHYAACGGNLKCVQILLARGASRLSLNCNGWLPLDVAKMWRRHWLEPILNPNSTSVIPSFPRSNYLALPLFSVLNIAREYGLQPSSSITSGVDDADTCAVCLERSCAVAAEGCGHKLCVRCALYLCSTANINNVPLEQQGSIPCPHCRHAIVSFVKLTGIPAKEESKVSLPLGLCTPAACLLHSSEVESNSTPEIRKNRVSPDLFCPVSRSPFPSAAAMCTCTVLQQMEEEEDTREDSGQVKSGMGAEKVISCSNMLRGRTRSYRREHQCNSEIST comes from the exons ATGGGAAATTCTTTTGGGTGCTCGGCGTCAGGCGAGAGACTTGTATCGGCGGCCAGAGACGGCGATTTAATTGAGGCTAAGATGCTCCTCGATTGCAATCCATGGCTCGCCAAGTACTCCACCTTCGGCGGCCTCAACTCTCCTCTCCACTTCGCCTCCGCTAAAGGGCACAACGAG ATTGTTTCCTTATTGCTCGAGAATGGGGCAGATGTGAATTCTAGAAATTACTGTGGTCAG ACTTCGTTGATGCAAGCTTGTAGATATGGGCAATGGGAAGTTGTCCAAACTCTTGTGCTCTTCAAATGCAAC gTTAGAAGAGCTGATTACCTTAGTGGAAGAACAGCTCTTTACTTTGCCTCAGTGAATGGCCATGCTAGATGTATAAGGCTTCTTGTCTCAGACTTTGTTCCAAGCCTCCCTTTTGATTCCATAAACCCTAATTCAACCTCAATAAGCAATCGCAACAG TGCACTTGCAAAGTTTGTGAACAAAGCTGCGGATGGTGGCATTACTGCACTTCATATGGCTGCTTTGAATTGTTACTTCGACTGCGTCCAACTTCTACTTGATCTTCAAGCAAATACATCAGCTGCCACTTTTCATTATGGAGCATCAATGGACTTGATAG GTGCTGGAAGCACCCCTTTGCATTATGCTGCGTGTGGAGGAAATCTGAAATGCGTTCAG ATCCTCTTAGCAAGAGGTGCTAGTCGATTGTCATTAAATTGCAACGG GTGGCTACCTCTAGACGTCGCTAAGATGTGGAGGCGTCATTGGCTTGAACCGATACTAAACCCGAACTCTACTTCAGTAATACCTAGTTTTCCTCGTTCCAATTATTTGGCCTTGCCTTTATTTAGCGTACTCAACATAGCCAG AGAATATGGATTGCAGCCGTCTTCGTCGATAACCAGTGGCGTGGATGATGCTGATACTTGTGCCGTTTGCTTGGAGAGATCATGCGCTGTAGCTGCAGAAG GCTGTGGTCATAAGCTTTGTGTGAGATGCGCTCTATACCTCTGCTCAACCGCCAACATTAATAATGTTCCTTTGGAACAGCAGGGTTCAATTCCATGTCCACATTGCCGTCATGCTATTGTATCGTTCGTAAAATTGACTGGAATTCCAGCCAAAGAGGAATCAAAGGTTTCTCTACCGTTGGGCCTTTGTACCCCAGCAGCTTGTTTGCTTCATTCTTCGGAAGTGGAGAGTAATTCCACGCCCGAAATTAGAAAGAATCGGGTCTCTCCCGATCTTTTCTGTCCCGTCTCTCGTAGCCCTTTCCCTTCTGCCGCAGCCATGTGTACATGTACAGTCCTGCAGcagatggaggaggaggaggatacGAGAGAGGATTCCGGGCAGGTCAAATCAGGAATGGGGGCGGAGAAAGTGATCAGTTGTTCCAACATGTTGCGGGGAAGAACGAGAAGTTATAGAAGAGAGCACCAGTGCAACTCCGAGATAAGCACATGA